From Flavobacterium sp. 102, a single genomic window includes:
- a CDS encoding branched-chain amino acid aminotransferase yields MMLKTPSEIDIVRATASKIKDVDFENLAFGNTFTDHMLICDFKEGQWQKPVIKPYEPFLIDPSAKVFHYGQAIFEGMKAYKDENDDVWLFRPDENLHRFNKSAKRMAMPEVPENIFIGGLNTILDLEKDWVKKGLGNTLYIRPFMIAIGSGVIAQPSTQYRFMIILSPARSYYSGEVKVIIAEHFSRAANGGIGAAKAAGNYSAQFYPQKLAQEKGFQQIIWTDDATHTKLEEAGTMNVFFRINDTLYTAPTSERILDGVTRKSLIDLAKREGIKVEVRSVLVEELVNAAKDGSLKEIFGAGTAAVVNPIVGFQYKDVYYELPKLENSFALELKDKLTKIQYKLADDTFGWTVKV; encoded by the coding sequence ATGATGTTAAAAACACCTTCCGAAATCGATATAGTTAGAGCTACTGCATCTAAAATTAAGGATGTCGATTTTGAAAACCTTGCCTTCGGAAATACTTTTACTGACCACATGTTAATCTGTGATTTCAAAGAAGGGCAATGGCAAAAACCAGTTATCAAACCCTACGAACCGTTTTTAATTGATCCGTCTGCTAAAGTGTTTCATTATGGTCAAGCCATTTTTGAAGGCATGAAAGCTTATAAAGATGAAAATGATGACGTTTGGTTGTTCAGACCGGATGAAAATTTACATCGCTTCAACAAATCGGCCAAAAGAATGGCCATGCCGGAAGTTCCGGAAAACATCTTCATTGGTGGTTTAAATACTATTCTCGATTTAGAAAAAGATTGGGTAAAAAAAGGCTTAGGCAACACTTTATACATCAGACCTTTTATGATTGCGATTGGTTCGGGCGTTATTGCGCAACCCTCAACTCAATATCGATTTATGATTATCCTTTCGCCTGCTCGTTCTTATTATTCGGGTGAAGTGAAAGTAATTATTGCAGAACATTTCAGTCGCGCTGCCAATGGCGGAATCGGAGCGGCAAAAGCGGCCGGAAATTATTCGGCACAATTTTATCCACAAAAATTAGCTCAGGAAAAAGGATTCCAACAAATCATTTGGACGGATGATGCCACGCATACCAAACTGGAAGAAGCCGGAACAATGAACGTGTTTTTCAGAATCAACGATACTTTATATACGGCACCAACCAGCGAAAGAATTTTGGATGGTGTAACGCGTAAAAGTTTAATTGACTTGGCCAAACGCGAAGGTATTAAAGTGGAAGTGCGTTCGGTATTGGTAGAAGAGTTAGTAAACGCTGCCAAAGACGGAAGTTTAAAAGAAATTTTTGGTGCCGGAACTGCTGCGGTAGTGAATCCAATTGTTGGTTTCCAATACAAAGACGTGTATTATGAGTTGCCTAAATTAGAAAACTCATTCGCTTTAGAATTAAAAGACAAGCTGACTAAAATTCAATACAAATTGGCCGACGATACTTTTGGTTGGACAGTTAAAGTGTAG
- a CDS encoding DNA-deoxyinosine glycosylase, with product MKIYSFPSISSPTAKILILGTMPGEASLRANEYYGHPRNNFWKFLFTICQQPFSTDYETKKSLLLQNKIALWDVLQACERQGSLDSAIMKEVPNDFITFLKTHPNITHIYFNGQKSAHFFKRYVKTESIYTLATLPSTSPANAGMSFEKKLAFWQENILKGITNS from the coding sequence ATGAAAATTTACTCCTTCCCTTCTATTTCCTCTCCAACAGCCAAAATATTAATATTGGGTACTATGCCGGGAGAAGCTTCGTTGCGCGCTAATGAATATTACGGACATCCGAGAAATAATTTTTGGAAGTTTTTGTTCACCATTTGCCAGCAACCCTTTTCAACGGATTATGAAACTAAGAAAAGTCTTTTGCTGCAAAATAAGATTGCTTTATGGGATGTATTACAAGCCTGTGAGCGACAAGGCAGTCTAGACAGTGCCATTATGAAAGAAGTACCAAATGATTTTATAACCTTTCTGAAAACTCATCCTAACATTACCCATATTTACTTTAACGGACAAAAATCCGCTCATTTTTTTAAGCGCTATGTTAAGACCGAATCCATTTATACTTTGGCGACTTTGCCTTCAACAAGTCCGGCGAATGCAGGAATGTCTTTTGAAAAGAAGTTAGCCTTTTGGCAAGAAAATATTTTAAAAGGGATAACCAATAGCTAA
- a CDS encoding DUF4920 domain-containing protein — MKKINLFLIAFVLLVGGNAMAQSKSKTPTKVFNAKDYTLFGEKFKVTKILTKDQMLEKYKNLKKGDTITVQFQSTIKSVCKKKGCWMKMELVGDDNSFVKFKDYGFFVPLNADNSKAIVNGKAFVDVVSVEELKHYAKDGGKSEAEIAKITKPEVTYSFLADGVYIKK, encoded by the coding sequence ATGAAAAAAATAAACTTATTCCTAATTGCTTTTGTATTGTTAGTAGGTGGCAATGCGATGGCACAATCAAAATCTAAAACACCAACCAAAGTATTTAATGCTAAAGATTATACCTTATTTGGCGAAAAATTTAAAGTAACTAAGATTTTAACCAAAGACCAAATGCTTGAAAAGTACAAAAACCTTAAAAAAGGTGACACTATTACGGTTCAATTTCAATCTACTATCAAATCGGTTTGTAAAAAGAAAGGTTGTTGGATGAAAATGGAATTGGTCGGCGATGATAATTCTTTTGTGAAATTTAAAGATTATGGTTTCTTCGTTCCATTGAATGCTGACAACAGTAAAGCAATTGTTAATGGAAAGGCTTTTGTAGATGTGGTTTCTGTGGAAGAATTGAAGCATTATGCGAAAGACGGTGGAAAATCGGAAGCTGAAATTGCTAAAATTACTAAACCGGAAGTGACTTATTCTTTTCTGGCTGATGGTGTTTACATCAAAAAATAA
- a CDS encoding BamA/TamA family outer membrane protein, translating to MKALNRYCFIFLLLLIASSCSNTKRLPEGELLYVGGKVKVVDTSISKKERKALAKELKLLVRPKPNTKFLGIRAKLFFYNLAGEPKKQKGFRHWLRTKVGEPPVLFSQVDLDYNTRLLQNYLENRGYFKATATADSTKIGKRATTEFTAMPGQQYRIKEIKFPTDSTSLGKAIAATQDKTLFKKGDGYDLEVVKAERVGIDARLKEQGYYYFGPDYMVIQVDSTVGSYETDLIVKVKPETPEQAKKVFTIGKITIFPNYSIKDNKRRLDKQEKDTTAVVQYKDFTIVDKEKTFNPRIFDRTLYFSKNDLYNRTDHNLSLNRLVNLGTFKFVKNQFTVSDSLDNVLDAYYYLTPYKKKSIRVELLGKTNSANYTGTELNVNWSNRNTFKGAELFTVSVFGGLEVQVSGQNNGFDVYRVGSEASLIWPRFVAPFKLKSSSGFVPKTKATIGYEFQKREQLYALNSFKGSFGYLWKENIRKEHQFNVTNIQYVSPNNVTSLYYEQIEANPTLAKVIEKQLIFGPTYSYTYTNTMETARKHTIYYKGMFDTSATLTGLITGANVKQGDTIKVLGVPFSQFVKFENDFRHYMKIGTESQLASRIIVGVGYGYGNSTELPFIKQFFIGGTNSIRAFRSRSIGPGSYLPEPGTSSFLPDQSGDIKLEFNTEYRTKLFSFVKGAVFVDAGNIWLMNKNPDKPGAEFSKKFMDQIAVGTGIGLRFDLSFLLLRTDFAFPIRKPYLEDGSRWVLDQIDFGSGSWRKENLVFNLAIGYPF from the coding sequence ATGAAAGCATTAAACCGATATTGTTTTATTTTTTTACTGTTGCTAATTGCATCGTCCTGCAGCAATACCAAGCGTTTACCTGAAGGCGAATTGTTGTATGTTGGCGGCAAAGTGAAAGTAGTAGATACGTCAATTTCCAAAAAAGAACGCAAGGCATTAGCCAAAGAACTAAAGCTATTGGTACGTCCCAAACCCAATACTAAATTTTTAGGAATTCGAGCCAAATTGTTTTTCTACAATCTGGCTGGCGAACCCAAAAAGCAAAAAGGTTTTCGCCATTGGTTGCGAACTAAAGTTGGCGAACCACCGGTTTTATTCAGTCAGGTTGATTTGGATTACAATACCCGTTTGCTCCAAAATTATTTAGAAAATCGAGGCTATTTTAAAGCGACGGCAACGGCCGATTCTACCAAAATAGGCAAACGTGCTACCACAGAATTTACAGCAATGCCCGGCCAACAATACCGCATTAAAGAAATCAAATTCCCTACCGATTCTACTTCATTAGGAAAAGCAATTGCGGCGACTCAGGACAAAACTCTTTTTAAGAAAGGTGATGGCTATGATTTAGAGGTGGTAAAAGCAGAGCGTGTCGGAATTGATGCCCGACTCAAAGAACAAGGCTATTATTATTTCGGTCCGGATTATATGGTAATACAAGTCGACAGCACCGTTGGAAGTTATGAAACCGATTTAATTGTAAAAGTCAAACCTGAAACGCCCGAGCAAGCCAAAAAAGTGTTTACCATTGGCAAAATAACCATCTTTCCCAATTATTCTATCAAAGACAATAAGCGCCGTTTGGACAAACAAGAGAAAGACACGACAGCGGTTGTACAGTATAAAGATTTTACGATAGTTGACAAGGAAAAAACATTCAACCCACGCATCTTTGACAGAACGCTTTATTTTTCTAAAAATGACCTTTACAACCGAACCGATCACAATCTTTCGCTCAATCGATTGGTAAATTTGGGAACGTTCAAGTTTGTAAAGAACCAGTTTACCGTTTCTGATTCTTTGGATAATGTTTTGGATGCTTATTATTATCTCACGCCTTATAAAAAGAAATCGATTCGGGTAGAACTTTTGGGTAAAACCAATTCGGCCAACTACACCGGAACCGAATTGAATGTGAATTGGAGCAACCGCAATACTTTTAAAGGAGCCGAATTGTTTACGGTTTCTGTTTTTGGCGGATTAGAAGTTCAAGTATCCGGTCAGAATAACGGCTTTGATGTTTATAGAGTAGGTTCGGAAGCGAGTTTGATTTGGCCTCGTTTTGTAGCGCCTTTTAAATTAAAATCTTCCAGCGGATTTGTACCCAAAACCAAAGCCACGATTGGTTATGAATTTCAGAAAAGAGAACAATTGTATGCGCTTAATTCCTTTAAAGGTTCTTTTGGTTATTTATGGAAAGAAAACATCCGTAAGGAACACCAATTCAATGTCACTAATATCCAATATGTCAGTCCGAATAATGTGACCAGTTTGTATTATGAGCAAATTGAGGCCAATCCAACTTTGGCGAAAGTCATTGAAAAGCAACTGATTTTTGGCCCGACTTATTCCTATACTTATACCAATACCATGGAAACGGCAAGGAAACATACCATTTATTATAAAGGAATGTTTGATACTTCGGCTACCTTGACGGGTTTAATTACCGGTGCCAATGTAAAACAAGGCGATACGATTAAAGTGCTTGGTGTTCCTTTCAGTCAATTTGTCAAATTTGAAAATGATTTTCGCCATTATATGAAAATCGGTACAGAGTCTCAATTGGCGAGCAGAATTATTGTTGGCGTCGGTTACGGCTATGGCAATTCTACCGAACTTCCTTTTATCAAACAGTTTTTTATTGGTGGTACCAATAGTATTCGTGCTTTCCGTTCGCGTTCTATTGGTCCGGGTTCTTATCTTCCGGAACCGGGAACGAGTTCTTTTTTGCCCGATCAATCAGGTGATATTAAACTGGAATTCAATACCGAGTATCGAACCAAATTGTTCAGTTTTGTCAAAGGTGCCGTATTTGTAGATGCTGGAAATATATGGTTGATGAACAAAAATCCGGATAAACCGGGTGCAGAATTTTCTAAAAAATTTATGGACCAAATAGCGGTCGGAACCGGAATCGGACTTCGATTTGACCTTTCGTTTTTACTGTTGCGTACTGATTTTGCGTTCCCCATCCGAAAACCTTATTTGGAAGACGGCAGTCGGTGGGTTTTAGACCAAATTGATTTTGGCAGTGGTTCGTGGCGCAAGGAAAATCTGGTATTCAATTTAGCTATTGGTTATCCCTTTTAA
- a CDS encoding S1/P1 nuclease yields the protein MKRLFLLLFLMLFFTTHSFAWGKKGHIMVAEAAFNQLDAATKKKVLFYLDGMTIQQAATWMDEVSQKPGYGYMKTYHYVNFNKGEKVTLKKGNNILSVLDKTIRELQNKKQFNKAQIRTKLLFLFHLIGDVHQPLHVGYGYDKGGNKTQLNYKNQGTNLHAFWDSGIIRHKKINLKDCLSANPFSKTELTNLQKINVVTWAQESNNLLNQCYAFQKPKVSQKYVDHSAIIVKKQIAKAGVRLAAVLRTVLK from the coding sequence ATGAAACGCCTATTCTTACTCCTTTTCTTAATGCTATTCTTTACAACTCATTCTTTCGCTTGGGGCAAAAAAGGACACATTATGGTGGCGGAAGCCGCTTTTAACCAACTGGATGCCGCTACAAAAAAGAAAGTGTTATTCTATCTTGACGGCATGACCATACAACAAGCCGCTACTTGGATGGATGAAGTGAGTCAAAAACCGGGTTATGGTTATATGAAAACTTATCACTATGTGAATTTTAACAAAGGCGAAAAAGTAACGCTCAAAAAAGGCAATAACATCCTATCTGTTTTAGATAAAACCATCCGTGAGTTACAAAACAAAAAGCAATTCAATAAAGCCCAAATCAGAACGAAGTTGCTGTTTTTGTTTCACTTAATCGGCGATGTTCACCAACCATTGCATGTGGGTTATGGCTATGACAAAGGCGGAAATAAAACGCAGCTCAATTATAAAAACCAAGGAACCAACCTGCATGCGTTTTGGGACAGTGGCATTATCAGGCATAAAAAAATTAATTTGAAAGACTGTCTGTCGGCTAACCCATTCTCTAAAACAGAATTAACCAATCTTCAAAAAATCAATGTAGTGACTTGGGCACAAGAATCTAATAACCTACTGAACCAATGCTATGCTTTTCAGAAACCCAAAGTTTCTCAAAAATATGTTGACCATAGTGCCATTATTGTAAAAAAACAAATAGCCAAAGCCGGCGTTAGATTGGCTGCTGTGTTGCGAACTGTACTAAAATAA
- a CDS encoding helix-turn-helix transcriptional regulator, with the protein MTYLTFEPHADLSAFINCYWTLNSPKEAYPERQRIVPDGCMEMIFHCGDLYQQYIEGDHYIIQPKCFVFGQITKPLYIEPTGHTDIFAIRFETDGFTPFITMPISNMENRAVPLEELFGEAGIIFQHKILEATTTEERIQIAEKFLLNALTDAKQIDKTIKESVAMMLELKGQLSIDELSENMKINRRMLERKFATIIGVSPKQLAKIVRLQTTLKMVLKNDFKSFTEIAHDNHYYDQAHFVKEFKEFTGVSPKAFYSENLKLSNLFTENE; encoded by the coding sequence ATGACTTATTTAACTTTTGAACCGCATGCCGATTTATCAGCTTTTATCAATTGCTATTGGACACTAAATTCCCCCAAAGAAGCTTATCCTGAAAGACAACGTATTGTTCCGGATGGTTGTATGGAAATGATATTTCATTGTGGCGATTTATACCAACAGTATATTGAAGGTGACCATTATATCATTCAACCAAAATGTTTTGTGTTTGGACAAATTACCAAACCATTGTATATTGAGCCTACAGGTCATACCGACATTTTTGCGATTCGTTTTGAAACAGATGGGTTTACGCCTTTTATTACTATGCCGATTAGCAATATGGAAAACCGAGCCGTTCCATTGGAAGAACTATTTGGCGAAGCCGGAATAATTTTTCAACACAAAATACTCGAAGCCACCACGACTGAAGAGCGAATTCAAATAGCCGAAAAATTTTTACTAAATGCGCTAACGGATGCCAAACAAATTGACAAAACCATCAAAGAAAGCGTGGCGATGATGTTGGAATTGAAAGGGCAATTGTCTATCGATGAATTATCGGAGAATATGAAAATCAACCGAAGAATGCTGGAACGAAAATTTGCCACGATAATTGGCGTTAGTCCTAAACAATTGGCTAAAATCGTCAGGCTACAAACTACCTTAAAAATGGTCTTAAAGAATGATTTCAAAAGCTTTACTGAAATTGCTCACGACAACCATTACTACGATCAAGCCCATTTTGTAAAAGAATTCAAGGAGTTTACCGGTGTTAGTCCAAAAGCGTTTTATTCTGAAAATTTAAAACTGTCCAACTTGTTTACGGAAAACGAATAA
- a CDS encoding AI-2E family transporter, with amino-acid sequence MTTDIQQLPFYARFAFILIIIIALGFLFYIGQSVLSPLLLALLFAILLRPVTGFLSNKLHMPNVLASLISVMLFSLIFIAIFYFITIQVADMADDWGKIKRNVNIHYHNIQAYVTETFNFSKREQDVMVSNATSSSADSGKEIIGITLVTFTDTMLTMVLIPIYMFLILLYRTHFTKFFSKLFNIKYHGVLQDVITTIKISVQSYILGLLIELLIVSGLTTVGLLFLGVEYAILLGVVTGLLNLIPYIGILIAGLLTIIASLTGSSDLSIIIGIIVVNVVVQIIDNNLLVPWIVSSKVEINPIASIVGIVIGGGLGGVAGMFLAIPLMAMMKVVFDRVESLEAWGYLLGDDLPKSFRWRRKPVPKE; translated from the coding sequence ATGACAACAGACATACAACAGCTACCGTTTTATGCAAGATTTGCTTTTATACTTATTATAATAATAGCACTTGGTTTTTTATTCTATATCGGACAAAGCGTTCTTTCTCCTTTATTGTTGGCGTTATTGTTTGCCATATTGCTAAGACCCGTAACGGGGTTTCTAAGTAATAAGTTACACATGCCCAACGTTTTGGCGTCCTTAATCAGTGTCATGCTTTTCTCTTTGATTTTTATTGCTATTTTTTATTTCATTACTATTCAGGTGGCTGATATGGCCGATGATTGGGGTAAGATTAAAAGAAACGTAAACATTCATTACCATAATATACAGGCCTACGTTACGGAAACATTTAACTTTAGTAAAAGAGAACAAGATGTAATGGTTAGTAATGCAACCAGCAGTTCAGCCGATAGCGGAAAAGAAATCATCGGAATCACCTTAGTTACTTTTACCGATACGATGCTTACGATGGTGTTGATTCCGATTTATATGTTTTTAATATTGTTATACAGAACGCATTTCACCAAATTCTTCTCCAAATTATTTAATATAAAATACCATGGTGTGCTTCAAGATGTTATCACGACCATAAAGATTTCTGTGCAAAGCTATATTTTAGGACTGTTGATAGAGTTGCTGATTGTTTCAGGTCTTACAACGGTAGGATTGTTATTTCTAGGTGTTGAATATGCTATTTTATTAGGGGTTGTAACCGGTCTTTTAAACTTAATCCCTTACATCGGAATTCTAATTGCCGGACTGCTTACCATAATCGCCTCGCTAACCGGATCAAGTGACTTGTCTATCATTATTGGAATAATTGTAGTGAATGTGGTCGTACAAATTATCGACAACAATCTTTTAGTACCATGGATTGTTAGTTCAAAAGTTGAAATCAATCCGATTGCTTCTATTGTCGGGATTGTTATAGGTGGCGGTCTCGGAGGTGTAGCCGGAATGTTCTTGGCGATTCCGTTGATGGCCATGATGAAAGTAGTTTTTGACAGGGTTGAATCCCTTGAAGCTTGGGGTTATCTTTTAGGCGATGACTTACCAAAGTCTTTCAGATGGCGGCGTAAACCGGTGCCGAAAGAGTAA
- a CDS encoding DUF6265 family protein encodes MKTILSLLTLFTIFSFTPKGETPKLGFLHGTWKMEAKENYETWEMVNDHELKGSSYRIKGDKKITTENLSIKISGDKATYTAIVLDQNNGQPVDFVLNKEVKNKFSFENLTHDFPKKIQYTVVDDKTLFVEVLGDNDQGFSYKMLKQ; translated from the coding sequence ATGAAAACTATCCTTAGCTTACTTACACTTTTTACCATTTTTTCTTTTACTCCAAAAGGAGAAACTCCCAAACTAGGCTTTCTGCATGGCACTTGGAAAATGGAAGCCAAAGAAAATTATGAAACTTGGGAAATGGTTAATGACCATGAACTAAAAGGCAGTTCTTATAGAATAAAAGGCGATAAAAAAATCACTACCGAGAATTTGTCTATCAAAATCTCAGGAGATAAAGCAACTTACACTGCCATAGTTCTCGACCAAAATAACGGACAACCGGTTGATTTTGTTTTAAATAAAGAAGTGAAAAACAAATTCTCCTTTGAAAACCTAACCCACGATTTTCCTAAAAAAATACAATATACTGTTGTCGATGACAAAACCTTGTTTGTGGAAGTTTTAGGAGATAACGATCAGGGATTTTCGTATAAGATGTTGAAGCAGTAG